One stretch of Falco naumanni isolate bFalNau1 chromosome 7, bFalNau1.pat, whole genome shotgun sequence DNA includes these proteins:
- the TBPL2 gene encoding TATA box-binding protein-like 2 translates to MDGASPLKRYLECYGGQDDLSTSDQLFTSMSPYDVDLPIQTTEDVLFASQFNQPKDFPTDFSSVDLSYLPDIIQGNPEQNLSEDGCEIQKELDRSASRSEDSGIFKDESSSSHPDATQPSPEASGVCHPLMPMTPVTPVTPASESSGIVPQLQNIVSTVNLACKLDLKNIALHARNAEYNPKRFAAVIMRIREPRTTALIFSSGKMVCTGAKSEEQSRLAARKYARVVQKLGFPAKFLDFKIQNMVGSCDVRFPIRLEGLLLAHQQFSSYEPELFPGLIYRMVKPRIVLLIFVSGKVVLTGAKERSEIYEAFENIYPILRGFKKSS, encoded by the exons GATGACCTCTCAACTAGTGATCAGCTGTTTACTTCCATGAGCCCTTATGATGTAGACCTTCCAATTCAAACAACTGAAGATGTGTTGTTCGCTTCTCAATTTAATCAGCCCAAAGACTTTCCTACAGACTTCTCATCTGTGGATCTCAGCTATCTTCCTGATATCATCCAAGGTAACCCAGAACAAAATCTATCTGAAGATGGCTGTGAAATACAAAAAGAGCTTGATAGGTCAGCATCAAGAAGTGAGGACAGTGGTATCTTCAAGGATGAAAGCAGCTCGTCACATCCAGATGCAACTCAACCATCTCCTGAGGCATCTGGTGTGTGTCATCCTCTGATGCCAATGACTCCTGTGACCCCAGTGACACCTGCATCAGAAAGCTCTGGCATAGTGCCTCAGTTGCA GAATATAGTGTCAACTGTAAACTTGGCTTGTAAACTAGATCTGAAGAACATAGCTCTGCATGCCAGAAATGCAGAGTATAACCCAAAG AGGTTTGCTGCTGTGATCATGAGAATCAGGGAACCACGAACAACAGCCCTCATCTTCAGTTCAGGAAAAATGGTCTGCACAGGagcaaaaag TGAAGAGCAATCACGGCTCGCAGCCAGGAAGTATGCACGCGTGGTGCAGAAGCTTGGGTTCCCTGCCAAGTTCCTGGATTTCAAGATACAGAATATGGTTGGGAGCTGTGACGTGAGGTTCCCTATCCGGCTGGAAGGTTTGCTTCTCGCTCATCAGCAGTTCAGCAG CTATGAACCTGAACTATTTCCTGGCCTTATATATAGGATGGTCAAACCCAGAATAGTGCTGCTTATCTTTGTGTCTGGAAAAGTTGTGCTGACTG GAGCAAAAGAGCGTTCTGAAATCTATGAGGCATTTGAGAACATCTACCCCATTCTAAGAGGTTTCAAGAAATCATCATAA